A part of Primulina eburnea isolate SZY01 chromosome 10, ASM2296580v1, whole genome shotgun sequence genomic DNA contains:
- the LOC140842888 gene encoding uncharacterized protein: MSTRNPLSIILDQNKLTGPNYHDWFRNLKIVLNSERIAYVLEKKPIKEAAPNISETELAKLEKHWDHDLQAKSYMLASMSNELQRRFEEAVNAADIHLHLKEFELSTDILLLSLPASFDGFVVNFNMNKLEATLEELVNMLTNYKATIKKENPVLLVGSSYGTKKGAPNKGKKRSAPPKKNKPNKKPYKKANPGPSKPDKSEQVCFHCNKPGHWRRDGKKQET, encoded by the exons ATGTCTACTCGTAACCCGCTTTCAATCATTCTCGATCAAAATAAACTAACTGGCCCTAACTATCATGACTGGTTTCGAAACTTAAAGATTGTTCTGAACTCCGAAAGGATTGCGTATGTGCTTGAGAAGAAGCCAATTAAGGAGGCTGCTCCTAATATCAGTGAGACTGAATTAGCTAAGCTTGAGAAACATTGGGATCATGATCTCCAAGCTAAGAGCTACATGTTGGCTTCGATGTCGAATGAACTTCAAAGGAGGTTCGAGGAGGcggtgaatgctgctgacattcaccttcatctgaaagaatt tgagctCTCGACTGATATTCTCTTGTTGTCTTTGCCTGCCTCGTTCGATGGATTTGTGGTTAATTTTAATATGAATAAGCTTGAGGccacccttgaagagttggtcaatatgCTTACTAATTATAAGGCCACAATTAAAAAGGAAAATCCTGTTCTTCTAGTGGGTTCTTCGTATGGTACGAAAAAGGGAGCCCCAAATAAAGGCAAGAAGCGTTCTGCCCCTCCaaagaagaacaagcccaaCAAAAAGCCATACAAGAAAGCAAATCCGGGGCCCTCAAAGCCTGACAAGTCAGAACAAGTCTGTTTCCATTGCAACAAGCCTGGAcactggaggc gtgatgggaagaagcagGAGACTTAG